Below is a window of Tolypothrix bouteillei VB521301 DNA.
CACGATGTCAAATTTTGAGTTAGTTTTAAGGCTATTACTGCAGTTAACTGTAATTTTAGCCGCTTGTCGCATTGTTACGATTATTGGGCGGCGCTACCTTGGGCAAACAGATGTTGTCTGCGAGATGATCGCAGGTGTGATGTTGGGACCGTCGCTTTTTGGTGCGATCGCACCCAGCGTACAGCAATGGCTGTTTCCCAAAGTTCCCATAATACTTGCCACTGGAGAAAAGATCCCCAACCCATCCATGTCAATTCTCTTTGCTATCAGTCAGATTGGGTTGGTTGTTTATATGTTTTTAATTGGTTTGGAATTTAATACTGGAATTATTAAGCAAAGGCTTAAGGGCGCTACTTTTGTTTCTATAGCAGGGATACTTGTGCCATTTTGTTTGGGAAGTATAGCAGCTTTCTTCCTAGTTAATAGGGGTGATTTATTTAAACAAGGTGTCAGTCCTTGGGCTGCAGCATTATACTTAGGTGCTTCGATGTCAATCACAGCATTTCCCATGCTAGCTCGAATGCTGTACGAACGCGGTATTGCGAAAACTCATTTTGGAACTTTGGCACTCGCTGCTGGTTCCATTGATGATGCCACAGCATGGTGTTTGTTAGCTATTGTATTGGCAAGTATTCATACCAATACAAGTATTGCAGCGTTTGCCATTGGTGGTGGTATTGCTTACGTACTCTTGATAACTTTTGTGGCAAGACCCGCGCTTGCAATCTTTGATAGGATGGTCAAACGAGATGGCGAATTAACCGTTCAAACTCTAACTTTAGTGTTTACACTCTTGATGTTGTGTTCTTGGGCCACCGATGCAGTAGGTATTTATGCAGTTTTTGGAGCATTTATTATCGGAACAGCAATGCCAAGAGGTGAGTTTGCAGAACAGCTTCGCGATCGCACGGAATTTTTGACCACCTCTCTGTTATTGCCCATATTTTTTGTATTTTCTGGGCTTAACACTCAAATCGGATTGGTTAACACACCAATTCTTTGGGCAATAACAGCATTGATTGTGACAATTGCAATTTTTGGTAAAGGCATTGCTTGTATGCTTGCTGCAAAATTATCAGGAGAAAATTGGCGCGAATCAGCCACAATTGGTGCTTTAATGAATGCAAGAGGTTTGATGGAATTAATTATCCTTAACATTGGGTTAGAGCAAGGTATAATTACTCCAACTTTATTCACAATTATGGTGATTATGGCAATTGTTACTACACTTATGACATCACCATTAGTTAACTTTTTGTTGCACGGAACAAGTTACGAACGCTCCCAAATCATATAGCAATTCTGTTAGAACTGCAAACAAATACTGAGCTTGAGAAAGCCGTTATCTTTTACGTATCGGCTTTCTTTTTGCCCATTACGATCTATCAGTATATTTCTCTAAAAAAATAAAATTTAGAACCCCCTAGTTTTAACGGTGGTAACTGTGTCTCAAGAAGAATTAATATTCAAGACTATGGCAACTAACTGCAAGATTGCTGAATAAAGTTGACATCTTGCAGTGATATAAAGAATTATCTTAGGGACATCAGGTTGTCGCTAGTCAGGGAGGAAACCATGCATACAGTTGTTCTCGTTCTCTTTGAGGTACTGATTGTTATTGGGCTGTCTAGACTGGTGGGGCTTGCCTTTCGGATGATTAACCAACCTCTTGTTATCGGTGAAATTGTTGCCGGGATTCTTCTCGGTCCATCTTTTTTCGGTTGGATTGCTCCTGGGTTAGCAGCTACCTTATTTCCGCCAGAAACAGTTCCTTTTCTAAACGTACTGTCTCAGGTGGGGCTAATCTTTTTCATGTTTCTGATTGGATTAGAACTGAATCCCAAATACTTAAGTGGTAATTTAGAAGTTGCAATCTTGACATCTCATGTCAGTATCTTAGTCCCGTTTTCTCTAGGAACGGTGCTTGCAGTACTTCTCTATCCTTTAGTTTCTAATGGTAGTGTTTCGTTTACTGCTTTTGCCCTATTTTTGGGCGCAGCCATGTCAATTACTGCATTCCCCGTACTCGCCCGAATCATCACTGAGAATAATCTACAGGGAACGCGTTTGGGAACTTTGGCACTAACTTGTGCAGCCGTTGATGATGTTACCGCTTGGTGCGTGTTGGCAGTTGCAATCGCGGTAGCAAATACTGGTAGCTTTAGCAAAGCTATCCCCACAATTCTATATTCACTCGTCTACATTGGCTTCATGGTAACCTTGGGGCGGTCTTTCCTAGACCGTTTCGCCGTTTACTACCGCCGCACCGGGCGTCTCAGTCAATTGGTTCTTGCTTTAATCTACATGGGAGTCGTTGCGTCTGCTCTTATTACAGAACTCATTGGTATTCACTTGATATTTGGAGCATTTTTGTTAGGAGCCATCATGCCCAAAAATGCCGAGCTTGTCAAAGAATTAGCAATCAAAACAGAAGATTT
It encodes the following:
- a CDS encoding cation:proton antiporter; its protein translation is MSNFELVLRLLLQLTVILAACRIVTIIGRRYLGQTDVVCEMIAGVMLGPSLFGAIAPSVQQWLFPKVPIILATGEKIPNPSMSILFAISQIGLVVYMFLIGLEFNTGIIKQRLKGATFVSIAGILVPFCLGSIAAFFLVNRGDLFKQGVSPWAAALYLGASMSITAFPMLARMLYERGIAKTHFGTLALAAGSIDDATAWCLLAIVLASIHTNTSIAAFAIGGGIAYVLLITFVARPALAIFDRMVKRDGELTVQTLTLVFTLLMLCSWATDAVGIYAVFGAFIIGTAMPRGEFAEQLRDRTEFLTTSLLLPIFFVFSGLNTQIGLVNTPILWAITALIVTIAIFGKGIACMLAAKLSGENWRESATIGALMNARGLMELIILNIGLEQGIITPTLFTIMVIMAIVTTLMTSPLVNFLLHGTSYERSQII